One Streptomyces sp. 840.1 genomic window, CGCCCCGCTGGACCGCCTCGCCACCCAGTACGGCTACCTGCACGCCCACGCCCCGCACACCATGAGCTCCTGGGTCACCGACGCGCCCGGCGTCTTCGACCCGCGCCCCCGCTCACTCGGCTTCCGCTTCGTCCTCGCGATGTCCGGGGTCCTGGGCATCGGCGCCGACATCCGCACCTGGTCCGCCGCCCGGCGCGCCGAGGCCGCCGACTGGGTGAACCGGTACAAGGAGATCCGCGACCTCCTGCACCACGGCGAGATCCGGCTCCTGGGCTCCCCGGCCGACGCCACCTGCGGCGTCCAGTACGAGGAGGAGGGCGGCGCCCGCATCGCCGTCACCGCCTGGAACACCGGCCGCCTCGACGGGGCGCCGCTCGTCCCGGGCCGCCCCGCCCGGCTCCGGCTGCGCGGTACGGACCCGGCCGCCCGCTACACGGACCGGCGCACCGGAGCCGTGTACAGCGGCGCCCATCTGCGGCACTACGGACTGCCGTTCGCCTGGACCGCGCAGTACGACGCGGAACTCGTCGTACTCGTGCGGCAGTAGTCCGGCCGGCCCGACGCACCGTCACTAGAGTCACGACAGCACCGCTGAACCCGAGGAGTCGACCCGCAGCATGAACGCAATCCCCCGCTTCGCAGACAAGGTGGCCGTGGTCACCGGAGCCGCCTCGGGCATCGGCGCGGCCACCGCTGAACGGCTCGCCGCGGAGGGCGCCGCGGTGATCCTCGCGGACATCGCGCAGGGCCCCGGCGAGAGCGTCGCCGAAGGCATCCGCGCCGACGGCGGCCGGGCCCGCTTCGTACGCACGGACGTCTCCCGGGAGGACGACTGGCAGCGGGCCGTGGACGCCGCGCACACCTTCGGACCCGTCGGAGTCCTGGTGAGCAACGCCTACACGGTCGACGTCACCCCCGCCCACGAGATGACCGTCGCCTCCTGGGAGCGCCAGCTCGCGGTCAACCTCACCGGCACCTTCCTCGGCTTCCGCGCCGTCCTGCCCGACCTGCGCGCACAGCGCGGCGCCGCCGTGCTGACCTCCTCGGTCCACGCCCACAAGGGCATCCCCGGGCACCCCGCCTACGCCGCTTCCAAGGGCGCGCTGCTGTCGCTGTGCGGACAGCTCGCGGTGGAGTACGGGCCCGAGGTGCGGGTCAACGCCGTACTGCCCGGCCCCATCCTCACCGGGGCCTGGGACCGGGTGGGCGAGGAGGACCGCCGCAAAAGCGTCGCCGAGACCGCCGCCGGCCGGTTCGGCACCCCCGCGGAGGCGGCCGCGGCCATCGCGTTCCTCGCCGCCGACGAAGCGTCCTACATCACCGGATCGAGCCTGCTCGTGGACGGCGGCTGGTCCGTCGTCAAGGCCTCGGCCTGACCGCCACCCGGCTCCACCCGTTGCACAGCACAGCAGAAAGGCACACAGACATGACGCCATACGCGCGCCGCGGAGTGCACGGCCAGACCGTGGAGACTCTCGCGCGCCGGGTCCTGAGCGGCGAGATCCCCGAAGGGGCGACACTCGACCTCGTGGCGCTCCAGGGCGAGCTTGACGTCAGCCTGACCGCCTTGCGCGAGTCCCTGAAGGTCCTCGCGGCCAAGGGGATCGTCGACGCCCGCCAGAAGCGCGGCACCTTCGTCAGAGCCCGCGCGGACTGGAACCTGCTCGACGCCGACGTCCTGCGCTGGCAGTTCGCCGGCGGCACCGAGTCGGGCACCGACCTGGCGCTCCTGCGCAACCTCGGAGAGGTCCGCGGCATCATCGAACCGGCCGCCGTCCGGCTGGCCGCCGAGCGCCGCACCGAGGAGGACCTGGTCACCCTCGAAGCGGCGATCACCGCCATGGGCGAGCAGGAGGGCGGCGCCGCCCACGCGGTCGAGGCCGACCTCGCCTTCCACCGCGCCCTCCTCGCGGCCACCCACAACGAGCTGCTGGAACGCATGGAGATGGTCATCGAGTCCGGCCTCGCCCACCGGGACGAGATCGTGCACAGCTCGCAGGCCGGCGAGGACCCGGTCCCCAGTCACCGCGCCGTCCTGGACGCCGTCCGCGACCGGGACCCGGCCGCCGCCGAACACGCCATGCGCGCCCTGCTCGACCAGGCAGTCCGCGACCTCGACCGGGTGCACGGCACCGCCCCGGGGACCGCACCGGCGCCCGGCACCGACGAGGGGACCGTGAACCGGTGAAGATCACCCGTATCGAGACCTTCCTCGTCCCCCCGCGCTGGCTGTTCTGCCGGATCGAGACCGACGAGGGCGTCGTCGGCTGGGGCGAACCCGTCGTCGAGGGCCGCGCCGAGGTCGTCCGGGCCGCCGTGGACGTCCTGGCCGAATACCTGATCGGCCAGGACCCGCTGCGCGTCCAGGACCACTGGCAGGTGCTCAGCAAGGGCGGCTTCTACCGGGGCGGCCCGGTGCTCTCCAGCGCCGTCGCCGGAATCGACCAGGCCCTGTGGGACATCGCCGGCAAGGCGTACGGCGCCCCCGTCCACGCCCTCCTCGGCGGCCCCGTGCGCGACCGCGTCCGGGTCTACGCCTGGGTCGGCGGCGACGAGCCCGCCCGCCTCGCCGAGGAGGTCACCGCCCAGGTCGAGGCAGGCTTCACCGCCGTCAAGATGAACGCGGCCGGGCGCACCTCACCGCTGGCCAGCCCCGCCGAGACCGCCGCCGTGGTGGAACGGGTCGCCGCCGTCCGCGACGTGCTCGGCCCCGGACGCGACGTCGCCATCGACATGCACGGCCGGTTCGGACCGGCCGGCGCCCGCCGGGTGCTGCACGCCATCGAACCGCTGCACCCGCTGTTCGTGGAGGAACCCCTCCTGCCCGAGCAGGGGCACCTGCTGCCCGCCCTCACCGCCGCCACCTGCGTCCCCATCGCCACCGGCGAACGTCTCTACGGGCGGGCCGAGTTCCTGCCCGCCCTGACGGCCGGGATCGCGGTCGCCCAGCCGGACCTCTCGCACGCCGGGGGCATCTCCGAGGTCCACCGCATCGGCTCGCTGGCCGAGACCTTCGGGGTGCAGCTCGCCCCGCACTGCCCGCTCGGCCCCATCGCGCTGGCGGCCAGCCTCCAGATCGCCTTCGCCACCCCCAACTTCCTCATCCAGGAACAGAGCCGGGGCATCCACTACAACAAGGACGCCGACCTGCTCAGCTACGTCGTGGACACCGAGCCCTTCCGCTTCGAGGCGGGCCACGCCCGGCGCACCGCGCTCCCCGGGCTCGGCATCACCGTCGACGAGAGCGCCGTCCGCGCGGCCGACCGCTCCGGCCACACCTGGCGCAACCCGGTGTGGCGGCACGACGACGGATCGTTCGCGGAGTGGTGAGCGACCCGGCCCCGGCCGCGCCCCCGGCCACGTCCCCCGTACGGATCGAGACCGACCCGGAGCACGGCGGCCGCTGGACGTCCCTGTGGGCGGCCGGCCGCGAATGGCTCTGGCACCGGCCCGAGCCGCGCCGCCCAGGGGTCCGGCCCGGCGACGCGTTCGCCGACGCCGGCGGCCTGGAGGAGTGCGTGCCGACGGTACGCGGCGCCCCCGACCACGGCGACGCCTGGTCCCGGCCCTGGCGTCGCGCGGCCGACGGCACCGAGTCCGTCGACTGCCCCGATTTCCGCCTCGCCCGCTGGATCAGCGCCGAGGGGGACCGGGCGGTGGCCGAGTACCGGCTCACCGCAGAGCCCGGTTACCGTTTCCTGTGGGCCGCCCATGCCCTGCTCGACCTGGCGCCGGGCGCCCGTGTCAGGATCGCGGAGGGCGCCCCGGTCCGCCGTTACCCGGACGGCGGCGACCGGTACACCACCTGCGCCTGGCCCTCGGGCCTGGACCGGATCGGCCCGGACGACGGGACGGCCACCGGCGCCGTCGTCGGCGCCGGGCAGGTGTCCGTCCACGACGGGACGGCCGTGCTGCGGCTGGCCGTCGAGGCCGGGGACCAGCCGGTGTCCGTGGCGCTGTGGCGCAACCTCGGCGGGTTCCCCGACCGGGACCCGTACCGCTCCGTCGGCGTCGAACCGATGCTCGGCCGGGTCTTCGGCCTGGCCGCCGCCGGGGAGGGCGACGCCGCCGTCGTCCCGGCCGGCGGCGAGGTGCGCTGGCGCCTCACCGTGACGGCGCACACCACCCCACCAGTACAGAACCGATAGGAAGGGGAACCCGCACGTGGAGCTGCTGACCGCGCTGCGCACCCACCGGATCGTCGCCATCGTGCGCGGCGCCGACGCGGACGCCGCACTCAGGACCGTCATCGCCATGGCCGAGGAGGGACTCCCGCTCATCGAGGTCTCCCTCAGCGGACAGGACGCGCTCGGCGTCATCCGCCGGGCCCGCGCCGCCCTCGGCCCCGCCGCCCCGCTCGGCGCCGGCACCGTCCTGACCGCCCAGGACGCACAGGCGGTACGCGAAGCGGGAGCCGACTTCGTCGTCACCCCGGCCGTCTGCGAGGGCGTCAGCGAGGCCAAGCGCCTCGGACTGCCGGTGCTGGCCGGCGTCATGACGCCGAGCGACATCGTCGCCGCCCAGCGGCTCGGCGCCGACGCCTACAAGCTCTTCCCCGCCGCACAGGCAGGCGGCCCCGGCTATCTGAAGGCGCTGCGCGGACCGTTCCCGGACCTGCCGTTCGTCCCGGTCGGCGGGGTGGACGCCGAAGCGGCCCGCGACTACCTCGCCCGGGGCGCCACCGCCGTGGGCGTCGGCTCCCCGCTGATCGGCGACGCGGCCGACGGCGGCAGCACCGACGCGCTGCGCGCGCGCACCCGCGCCTTCCTCGACGCGGTCCGCCTCGCGCCGGACGCCGGACGGTGAGCGCCGCCGAACCGGCCGCCCTCTGGCCCGACCGGCTCGGGCTCGGTGAGGGCATCCGGGCGGTCGAAGGCCGCATCGTCCTCGTCGACATCCTGGCCGGCCGGCTGCTGACCGGCCCCGCCGACCGCACCGCACCGCTCACCCAGCTGGCCCGGCTCGCTGAACCGCTCGGCGCGGTCGCCCCCGTGCACGCCCGCCCCGGCCACTGGATCGCCGCCGCCGGCACGGGCATCTGCCTGATCGCCCCGGACGGCTCCGCCGAGTGGACGGCCCGCCCCGAGGAGGGGGCGGCGCACGCGATGCGGATGAACGACGCCACCGCCGATCCGCACGGCCGGTTCTGGGCCTACGACGCGGTGGAGGGCGCCGGCTCCCTCTACCGCGTCGGCCACGACGGCACGGTCGACCGGGTGCTGGACGGGCTCACCGTGCCCAACGGCCCGGCGTTCACCGCGGACGGCTGCGCGATGTACCTCGCGGACAGCGCGAAGGGCGTCATCCGCCGCTACCCCGTCGACCCGGACAGCGGGCTGCCGGGCGCGCCGGAGACCTTCGCCAGGTTCGACGGGGGCAGCCCGGACGGGATGGCGGTCGACGCCGAGGGAGGCCTGTGGACCGCGGTCTGGGGCACCGGAACCGTCCACCGGCTGCGCCCCGACGGCGCCCCCGACCGGCAGATCCGGCTCCCCGCCACACAGCCCGCCGGAGTCTGCCTCGACGGAGACACCCTGTACGTCACCAGCGCCCGGCACGGTCTCGCCGAGCCCGGCCCGCTGGACGGCGCGGTGTTCTCCGTACGGGTCGACGTCCCGGGCCTGCCCACCGCCGCCTACCGGCAGGAGAGCCCCGCATGAGCGCCGTGTCCCGTACCTGGGCCGGACAGCCCGCCCGCTCCCCGGTGGCCTGCGTCGGGGAGACGATGGCCGCGCTGGTCCCGGACCCCGTCACCCCGCTGGAGGGCGCCGAGCGGCTGGGCGTGCGCATCGCGGGCGCCGAGTCCAACGTGGCCGTCTACCTCGCCGACCACGCGGTGCCCGCCCGCTGGGTCTCCGCGCTGGGCGACGACCCCTTCGGCCGCCGGATCCGCGCCGAGGTGGCCTCGGCCGGGGTGGACGTCAGCGGGGTGCGCACCGACCCGCACCGCCCGACCGGACTCCTGGTCAAGGACCCGGGCACCGAGGCGACCCGGGTCCACTACTACCGCGGCGGCTCGGCGGCCGCCGCCCTGACCGAGGACGTGCTGGACGACGACGCGGTGCGCACCGCCGGGCTCGTCCACCTCAGCGGCATCACCCCGGCGCTCTCCCCGGGCTGCCGGCAGCTGGTCGCCGCGCTGCTGGAGGTCCCCGCCGCGCAGCGGCCCCGCCCGGTCAGCTTCGACGTCAACCACAGGCCCGCCCTGTGGCCGGACGGCACGGCGCCCGGGGTGCTGCTCGGCTTCGCCCGGCAGGCGGACATCACCTTCGTCGGCCTCGACGAGGCGCAGGCCCTGTGGGGTGCCGGGCTGACCGACGCGGCGGCCGTACGCGAACTGCTGCCCCAGCCGCGCGTCCTGGTGGTCAAGGACGGCGGGCGGGCCGCCACCGCCTTCGAGGGCGACCGCGCGCACACCGTGCCCGCGCCCAGGGTCGCGGTGGTCGAACCGGTGGGCGCGGGTGACGCGTTCGCCGCCGGGTTCCTCGCCGGGCTGCTGCGCGGCGAGGACACCGTGCGGGCGCTGCGCCTCGGCCACCTCACCGCCGGCGCCGCGCTGCGGGTCACCGGCGACCACGGTCCGCTGCCGGACCGGGCCCGGCTTGCCGCGCTGCTGGACGCGGGGGAGGAGGAATGGGCGGCGGGCCGGCTCCCGTACACGACGCCGTAATCCGCACGTTGCCATCTCTTTACAAGCGCCCGGCAATCGATCTTTAATGAGGCACACGGCGCAGCCGGTACCGGACGGTCCCTCAAAACCCCGGTCCCCACCTGCGGATCGCCGTGCCACAGCTTCATCGTCCGGCAGCCGTCGGCCCCCCACCGGGCCGGCCGGCGCCGGCGGGCCGACGGGCCACCCCCCTTCCCTCTTGACCTCAGGGCCTGCCCCTGAAGTCTGACAACGTTGTCATCCTCGTGCTTTTCTCCTTTTCCCTCAGCCAGGAGGCCGGAGTGCCGGAACAACCCGCTGACACACCGCTGGACAGTGACCTCAGGTCGGCAGCGGACAACGACGGACCGGGCGGGAGCGGTCCCGCCGGGCCGGGAGGCAGCTCCCAGGTCTCCCGGCGCCGCTTCCTGGCCACCAACACCACGCTGCTGGCCGCCTTCGGCATCAGCGCCGCGCTGCCCGCCGGCCTCGCCGCCGCCGACGGCAAGGGCAGGCCCGGTGCGGCGGCGGCCGAACTCGCCGCCGCCCGCCCGGTCAAGGTCTCCTCCACCGCGTACGCGGCCACCCCGGCGGAGTTCGCCGTGGACGGGCTCGCCGTGCCCGGGGTCCGGGGGACCGGCTGGCGGGCCGGGCCGGGCGACCCGCAGTGGATCGCCGTGGACCTCCAGGGCCGGTGCACCGTGGAGTCGGTGGAGCTGGTCTTCGAGGCCGCCGTCTCCGACCCGCCCTTCGTCCCCGGCACGGGCGGCAACCCCCGTGACGGCACGGACGGGAGCGAGATCCTGTCCAGCTGCGCGGTCGCGTTCACCCTTGAGGTGTCCGAGGACGAGCGGAAGTGGACCACCGTGCACCGGGCCGCCGACGGCCGGGGCGGCGCCATGACCGTCACGCTGGACAAGCCCGCCACCGCCCGCTGGGTCCGGCTGACCGTCACCAGGCGCTCCAACGACAACCCCGTCGGCCTCAACGGCTTCCGCGTCCACGGCCGCGCCTCGGCCGGGCGGCCCGCCGCCGAGAGCTGGACCGACTGGTCGATGCCCCGCACCCCCGCGCCCGCCCTGGCTGTCGCGGCCGACGGCACCGTGCCGCTCGAATCGGGCTGGGCGCTGACCATGGACGACTTCGCGCCCGCCGACGACGGCAAGGTGGTCTCCGGCTCCGGTGTGGACACCGCCCGCTGGCTCCCGGCCACCGTCCCCGGCACCGTCCTGGCCTCCCTCGTCGAGCAGGGCCACCTGCCCGACCCGGTGACCGGCCTCAACAACCTCAAGGTCCCCGAGGCGCTGTCCCGGCACTCCTGGTGGTACCGCAGGGCGTTCCGGCTGCCGCGCGGCCTGGACACCGGACGCGGCCGCCGCGTCCGGCTGGAGTTCGACGGCATCAACCACGCCGCGCAGATCTGGCTGAACGGCACCCGGATCGGCACGATGAGCCGCCCCTTCGCCCGCGACTCCTTCGACGTCACCGACGCGCTCCACAAGGACGGCCGCCAGGACAACGTCCTGGCCGTGCGGATCAGCCCGATGCCGCTGCCGGGCAGCCCTGCGGACAAGGGCCCCGGCGGTGAGTCCTGGCTCGACGCCGGCGCCACCATGATGATGCGCAACGGGCCGACCTACCTCTCCGTCTCCGGCTGGGACTGGATGCCGCCGGTCCGCGACCGGGCTGCCGGCATCTGGAACCACGTGCGGCTGCGCTCCACCGGCACCGCGCTGCTGGGCGACCCGCAGATCACCACCACGCTGCCCGGCCTGCCCGCGCTCGACGTCGCCGAGGTCACCCTCACCGTCCCGGTCAGCAATACCGGCTCCGACACGAAGCGGGTCACCGTGCGCGCCGCGTTCGGGGACGTCCGGGTCGCGAAGACCGTGACCGTGCCCGCCGGGAAGAGCGTCGACGCGGTGCTCGCCCCGAAGGAGTTCCCGGCCCTGCGGGTGCGCCGGCCGAAGCTCTGGTGGCCCAACGGCTACGGCAGGCCCGACCTGTACGACCTCGCGCTGAAGGCCGAGACCGGCGGCACGGTGACCGACCGGCGCGGGCTGCGCTTCGGCATCAGGGAGTTCGGCTACAGCTACGGCATGCCGGTCGACTTCGCGGGCGGCCACGGCAGCCAGAGTGTCGAGTTCGAGGCGCGCCGGGCCCGTTACGTACGGCTGGTCGGCACCGAGCGCGCGACCGACTGGGGCATGTCCCTGTGGTCCATGTCGGTGTACGGCGACGCCGACCCGGACAAGGACCTGGCCAGGGGAGCGAAGGCCGAGGCCTCCACGTCCGACGGCACCGGCCCCGCCTCCGCGGTTTTCGACGGCGACCGCACGACCCGCTGGTCCTCCGAGTTCGCCGACGGCGAGTGGATCCAGGCCGACCTCGGCTCGGACCTCTCGGTGAACAAGGTGGTGCTCGACTGGGAGAGCGCGTACGCCAGGAAGTTCGTCATCCAGGTCTCGGCGGACGGCAAGGAGTGGACCGACGCCAAGAGCGTCGAGCAGCCGCCGGTGCGCCAGCTCCAGATCACCGTCAACGGCACCCGGGTGTTCTGCCGGGGCGGGAACTGGGGCTACGACGAACTGCTGCGCCGCGCCCTGGACGGCCGCACCGAGGACACCGTCCGGATGCACCGTGACATGAACTTCACGATGATCCGCAACTGGGTGGGCAGCAGCAACCGCGAGGAGTTCTTCGCAGCCTGCGACGAGAACGGCCTGCTGGTCTGGAACGACTTCTGGAACGGCTGGTCGATGGACCCGCCGGACCACGCCGAGTACCTGCGCAACGCGCTGGACACCGTCCGCGCCTACCGTCACCACGCGTCCATCGTCGTGTGGTGCGGCTCCAACGAGGGCACCCCGCCCGCCGACATCGACACCGGCGTACGGGAACTGGTGGCCGCCGAGGCACCCGGCATCCTCTACATGGGCAGCTCGGCGGACGGCGTGGTCAAGGGCCGTGGCCCGTACAACTGGGTGGACCCCGCCTCGTACTTCCGTACCGGTGACTTCGGGTTCCACACCGAGATCGGCATGCCCGTCCTGCCCGTCGAGGAGTCGATGAAGAACCTCGTCGGCGACGAGCCGGCGTGGCCCGTCGGAGATGTGTGGGGCGCCCACGACTGGGCCCGCAAGGGCAACCAGCAGCCGCAGGGCTACCAGGCGGCGATCGAGGAGCGGCTCGGGACGGCGACGGGTCTGGCCGACTTCACCCGCAAGGCGCAGCTGATCAACTACGAGAACGGCCGGGCGATGTTCGAGGCGTGGAACACGCGCCTGTGGGACAACGCCTCCGGGCTGCTGCTGTGGATGTCGCACCCCGCGTGGCACAGCACCGTCTGGCAGACGTACGACTACGACCTGGACGTCAACGGCTTCTACCACGGCGTCCGCAAGGGCACCGAGCCCGTGCACGTCCAGGTCAACCCCGTCGACTGGCGCACCGGCGCGGTCAACCACACCACCCGCGCCATCGAGCGGGCGACCGTCACCGCGACCCTGTACGACCTGCGGGGACAGCGCCTCGGCAAGCCGGCGCACAGCACTGTCGACCTCGCCCCGTCGGCCGCCGCGACCGGGGACACGGTGCCCTTCGGCGACTCGCTGCCCGCACTCCACCTGCTGCGGCTCGAACTCCGGGACGCGCACGGCGCCCTGCGCTCGCGCAACACCTACTGGCGCTACCGCGCCACCACCGACCTGTCCGCACTCAACAAACTGGCCCGTACCCGGGTCACGGTGCGCTCGGTGTCGGACGTCTCCGGGAACGGCCGGGGTCCCGGCGGAAAGCTGAAGGCGGCCCTGCGCAACGACGGCGCCACCGTCGCCGCCATGGTGCGCCTCTCGCTGCGCGACCGGCGCACCGACGAGCGGGTGCTGCCGGCCTACTTCGACGACAACTACCTCTGGCTGCTGCCCGGCGAGCAGCGCGAGGTCGAGGTGGAGTGGAGCCACGACACCAAGGGCCGGGCCAGGCCCCGGCTCGTGGTGGAGGGATACAACGTGTCGCGCTCGGTCAACGGGTAGCGACCGCCCGCCGGTCCCGTGCGGGTCAGGCCGCACGGGACCGGAGAACGGCCCGGTCCGCACCTCCGAGCTGGGGGTGCGGACCGGGCCGTTCGCGTTGTTGCGTCGGTGTGGCTCAGGCCGTCGCGGGCTCCGGCCGTTCGGCGGCCGGGCCGGGCACCTGTGCGACGTCCACCGGCCGCTCGCGCTGCGACAGCAGGACGCGCACCACGCCGATCCACACCAGGCACGAGCCGAACATGTGCAGCCCGACCAGGATCTCCGGCGTGTCCGTGAAGTACTGGACGTACCCGATCACACCCTGCGCCATCAGGATCAGGAAGAGGTCGCGGGCGCGGTGCAGCGGTCCGACGGGCGCGTCGACGGCCTTCAGGACGAACCAGAGCGCGACGGTCAGCGCCACCACGACCCAGGCGAGATCGGCGTGCAGCTGCGCGATCGTCTTCCAGTCGATCGGGATGCGGTGGACGTCGCTGGAGTCCCCGGCGTGCCGGCCGGCCCCGGTGACCACCGTGCCGACGGCGATCAGTAGCCCGGCCGCGACGACCAGCAGCCAGGTCAGCTGCGAGACGGCCTTGCCGACCAGCGGACGGGGCGCCGAGTCGCCCTCCCGGGTCCGCTGCCAGGTCAGCAGGGCGATCGTGAGGAGCGCGGTGGAGAGCAGGAAGTGCGCCGCGACGGTGTACGGGTTGAGGCCCACCAGCACGACGACGCCGCCCAGGACGGCGTTGCCCATGACCACCCAGAACTGCGCCCAGCCCAGCCGCGTGACGCTGCGGCGCCAGGGCTTCGCGGAGCGGGCGGCGATGATCGCCCACCCGACCGCCGCGCACAGGACGTACGTCAGCATCCGGTTGCCGAACTCGATGGCGCCGTGGAAGCCCATCGCGCTCGTCGCCGTGAGGCTCTCGTCGGTGCACTTGGGCCAGGTGGGGCAGCCGAGACCGGAACCGGTCAGCCGCACCGCACCGCCGGTGACGACGATGGCGACGGCCATCACGACGGCCGACATCGTGGCACGGCGCACCGTCCGGGGGGACGGCGTCCAGCGCTCGGCGATGTACTGAAGCGGGTTCCGCACGGCTTGAGCGACTTCGGCTCGGTTCAGCTTGGGCACGCGCACCATCGTAGGGGGCCGCTTGTGCAAGCTTTCACGAGGGGGACGAGTTGTCTCATACGCCTACGG contains:
- a CDS encoding SDR family NAD(P)-dependent oxidoreductase, encoding MNAIPRFADKVAVVTGAASGIGAATAERLAAEGAAVILADIAQGPGESVAEGIRADGGRARFVRTDVSREDDWQRAVDAAHTFGPVGVLVSNAYTVDVTPAHEMTVASWERQLAVNLTGTFLGFRAVLPDLRAQRGAAVLTSSVHAHKGIPGHPAYAASKGALLSLCGQLAVEYGPEVRVNAVLPGPILTGAWDRVGEEDRRKSVAETAAGRFGTPAEAAAAIAFLAADEASYITGSSLLVDGGWSVVKASA
- a CDS encoding FadR/GntR family transcriptional regulator, which produces MTPYARRGVHGQTVETLARRVLSGEIPEGATLDLVALQGELDVSLTALRESLKVLAAKGIVDARQKRGTFVRARADWNLLDADVLRWQFAGGTESGTDLALLRNLGEVRGIIEPAAVRLAAERRTEEDLVTLEAAITAMGEQEGGAAHAVEADLAFHRALLAATHNELLERMEMVIESGLAHRDEIVHSSQAGEDPVPSHRAVLDAVRDRDPAAAEHAMRALLDQAVRDLDRVHGTAPGTAPAPGTDEGTVNR
- the dgoD gene encoding galactonate dehydratase, translating into MKITRIETFLVPPRWLFCRIETDEGVVGWGEPVVEGRAEVVRAAVDVLAEYLIGQDPLRVQDHWQVLSKGGFYRGGPVLSSAVAGIDQALWDIAGKAYGAPVHALLGGPVRDRVRVYAWVGGDEPARLAEEVTAQVEAGFTAVKMNAAGRTSPLASPAETAAVVERVAAVRDVLGPGRDVAIDMHGRFGPAGARRVLHAIEPLHPLFVEEPLLPEQGHLLPALTAATCVPIATGERLYGRAEFLPALTAGIAVAQPDLSHAGGISEVHRIGSLAETFGVQLAPHCPLGPIALAASLQIAFATPNFLIQEQSRGIHYNKDADLLSYVVDTEPFRFEAGHARRTALPGLGITVDESAVRAADRSGHTWRNPVWRHDDGSFAEW
- a CDS encoding bifunctional 4-hydroxy-2-oxoglutarate aldolase/2-dehydro-3-deoxy-phosphogluconate aldolase, whose product is MELLTALRTHRIVAIVRGADADAALRTVIAMAEEGLPLIEVSLSGQDALGVIRRARAALGPAAPLGAGTVLTAQDAQAVREAGADFVVTPAVCEGVSEAKRLGLPVLAGVMTPSDIVAAQRLGADAYKLFPAAQAGGPGYLKALRGPFPDLPFVPVGGVDAEAARDYLARGATAVGVGSPLIGDAADGGSTDALRARTRAFLDAVRLAPDAGR
- a CDS encoding SMP-30/gluconolactonase/LRE family protein — protein: MSAAEPAALWPDRLGLGEGIRAVEGRIVLVDILAGRLLTGPADRTAPLTQLARLAEPLGAVAPVHARPGHWIAAAGTGICLIAPDGSAEWTARPEEGAAHAMRMNDATADPHGRFWAYDAVEGAGSLYRVGHDGTVDRVLDGLTVPNGPAFTADGCAMYLADSAKGVIRRYPVDPDSGLPGAPETFARFDGGSPDGMAVDAEGGLWTAVWGTGTVHRLRPDGAPDRQIRLPATQPAGVCLDGDTLYVTSARHGLAEPGPLDGAVFSVRVDVPGLPTAAYRQESPA
- a CDS encoding sugar kinase → MSAVSRTWAGQPARSPVACVGETMAALVPDPVTPLEGAERLGVRIAGAESNVAVYLADHAVPARWVSALGDDPFGRRIRAEVASAGVDVSGVRTDPHRPTGLLVKDPGTEATRVHYYRGGSAAAALTEDVLDDDAVRTAGLVHLSGITPALSPGCRQLVAALLEVPAAQRPRPVSFDVNHRPALWPDGTAPGVLLGFARQADITFVGLDEAQALWGAGLTDAAAVRELLPQPRVLVVKDGGRAATAFEGDRAHTVPAPRVAVVEPVGAGDAFAAGFLAGLLRGEDTVRALRLGHLTAGAALRVTGDHGPLPDRARLAALLDAGEEEWAAGRLPYTTP
- a CDS encoding discoidin domain-containing protein, with translation MATNTTLLAAFGISAALPAGLAAADGKGRPGAAAAELAAARPVKVSSTAYAATPAEFAVDGLAVPGVRGTGWRAGPGDPQWIAVDLQGRCTVESVELVFEAAVSDPPFVPGTGGNPRDGTDGSEILSSCAVAFTLEVSEDERKWTTVHRAADGRGGAMTVTLDKPATARWVRLTVTRRSNDNPVGLNGFRVHGRASAGRPAAESWTDWSMPRTPAPALAVAADGTVPLESGWALTMDDFAPADDGKVVSGSGVDTARWLPATVPGTVLASLVEQGHLPDPVTGLNNLKVPEALSRHSWWYRRAFRLPRGLDTGRGRRVRLEFDGINHAAQIWLNGTRIGTMSRPFARDSFDVTDALHKDGRQDNVLAVRISPMPLPGSPADKGPGGESWLDAGATMMMRNGPTYLSVSGWDWMPPVRDRAAGIWNHVRLRSTGTALLGDPQITTTLPGLPALDVAEVTLTVPVSNTGSDTKRVTVRAAFGDVRVAKTVTVPAGKSVDAVLAPKEFPALRVRRPKLWWPNGYGRPDLYDLALKAETGGTVTDRRGLRFGIREFGYSYGMPVDFAGGHGSQSVEFEARRARYVRLVGTERATDWGMSLWSMSVYGDADPDKDLARGAKAEASTSDGTGPASAVFDGDRTTRWSSEFADGEWIQADLGSDLSVNKVVLDWESAYARKFVIQVSADGKEWTDAKSVEQPPVRQLQITVNGTRVFCRGGNWGYDELLRRALDGRTEDTVRMHRDMNFTMIRNWVGSSNREEFFAACDENGLLVWNDFWNGWSMDPPDHAEYLRNALDTVRAYRHHASIVVWCGSNEGTPPADIDTGVRELVAAEAPGILYMGSSADGVVKGRGPYNWVDPASYFRTGDFGFHTEIGMPVLPVEESMKNLVGDEPAWPVGDVWGAHDWARKGNQQPQGYQAAIEERLGTATGLADFTRKAQLINYENGRAMFEAWNTRLWDNASGLLLWMSHPAWHSTVWQTYDYDLDVNGFYHGVRKGTEPVHVQVNPVDWRTGAVNHTTRAIERATVTATLYDLRGQRLGKPAHSTVDLAPSAAATGDTVPFGDSLPALHLLRLELRDAHGALRSRNTYWRYRATTDLSALNKLARTRVTVRSVSDVSGNGRGPGGKLKAALRNDGATVAAMVRLSLRDRRTDERVLPAYFDDNYLWLLPGEQREVEVEWSHDTKGRARPRLVVEGYNVSRSVNG
- a CDS encoding heme A synthase; translation: MVRVPKLNRAEVAQAVRNPLQYIAERWTPSPRTVRRATMSAVVMAVAIVVTGGAVRLTGSGLGCPTWPKCTDESLTATSAMGFHGAIEFGNRMLTYVLCAAVGWAIIAARSAKPWRRSVTRLGWAQFWVVMGNAVLGGVVVLVGLNPYTVAAHFLLSTALLTIALLTWQRTREGDSAPRPLVGKAVSQLTWLLVVAAGLLIAVGTVVTGAGRHAGDSSDVHRIPIDWKTIAQLHADLAWVVVALTVALWFVLKAVDAPVGPLHRARDLFLILMAQGVIGYVQYFTDTPEILVGLHMFGSCLVWIGVVRVLLSQRERPVDVAQVPGPAAERPEPATA